The sequence below is a genomic window from Acetivibrio clariflavus DSM 19732.
ATTACAACGATAACTGTATTTGAACTGCTATGGAAAAACATTTACATAAATAAAATAAAATTTAAAAAAGAGATTATGTAAATTTATTCACGAAAATTATCAATTGAATTCGATAAATTTATTGTTCTTTGCTTTTTATCTATTTAATTGCAAATTTTTCTGTACAAAATATATTATACTGTTATATATTAATTATGTATATTTTTTAGTGCATTTGAGTGTTTGGAAGTATGATACTTCTTAACATAATAATTTTTTTAGGAGTGATTAAATGGGCCAAAATTCCACACCAATTAAAACACAAAATCGTGTCTTACCTTTGATTGCAGGTATCTTGATTCAGATGTGCTGCGGCACAGCTTATATCTGGGGAGTATTTCAATCTTATCTGATTATTACAAATAGTACTCCCAATGCACTTTTCAATTGGTCGCCAACTTATGGAACACTGGCTTATGCACTGTTATTGAGCATGCTTACCGTAGGAAGTGTTACCGGAGGAAAAAGTCAGCAATCAGGAAAAGTTCAGCCAAAAACAATTATTGTTATTGGTGGATTGGTAATGGGAGTCGGATTTTTACTTGCCCAATTTACAACCAATTCTACACCTTGGCTTCTCTGGCTGTCGTATGGTATCATGGGCGGAATAGGTATGGGAATGGTTTATACAACTACCATTGCAGTTTGTCAAAAATGGTATCCTGATCATAGGGGTATGGTAACAGGGATTATTGTTTCAGCCCTTGGTGCAGGTACTGTAATATTTACTCAATTATCGGAAATAGTAATTCCTAGCCTTGGAGTTTTAAAGACTTTTGGACTTCTGGGTGTAGTATTTATAGTGATTTGTACATTAGGTTCCTTTTTTATAAAGAATCCGCCGGAAGACTTTAAACCTGCCGGTTGGAATCCTCCAACTCCTAAAGATGGGCAGAACAGCAAGAATTTCTTACCTATTGAAGCATTAAAAACACCCCAGCTTTATCTAACAGCTGCTGCATTATTGTTTGCAACCACTGCAGGTTCAATGGTAATTCCTATGGCAAAAGTATTCGGTTTGTCAAATGGGTTGGCAGAATCGGTTGCTGCAGCTGGAGTTCTGATTATTGGAGCTTGTAATTCTTTAGGAAGGTTTATATGGGGATTGGTATCAGATAAATTTGGCAGAAAGAATACTCTTATAGTTCTTTTGATTATAACAGCGGTTTCAATAATAGCTTTGTCTTTTGTTCCAAAAGCCTTAATTCTCTTTATGTTCGCAGTGGTTGGATTTACTTACGGTGGATTCCTTGGTGTATTTCCATCGCTTACAGCAGACTTTTATGGAACTAAATATGTTGCTACCATATATGGAATAGTACTCTCCGGCTTTGGAATAGGTGCTGTTGCATCAGCCTTTATTGTAGGTGAGTTGAGTAAAATAAAGGCTTTCTCGACAGCGTTTGCAATTGCGGCAGTTGCTGCAGCCATTTCCTTTGTTATAGTTTTGACTCTTAAAGCACCTAAAGAAAAAGTAAATTAATAATGCATAAATTTATTTGAAAAAGATTAAGGTCTGGTTTCGACATAGTATCGGAATCAGACCTTTTTAATTTATCATGCAATCTAAACTAAATACTATATATGCTGTTTTTGTAAATCCATATTGACGGATTTAAAGGATATATGCTTTCGATGGAGTAAAAAACATAATTGATTAAGAATAGATGAGCTAGAATAACATGGCCTGGGATGATTTCAAATTTGCTTGCTATAAGGGAATGATTATTGTATAATATCGCTGCATGTGGCTGATACTTCAATTATGTATATTTTATTGTGCTTCTTAGAGTTAAAGAAGAGCTGACTTTTATATAAAAATTCCAAAATAAAAAGTTAAAGCCAGCACACTTCAAATAATTAAATGAAAGAGTGTTTTGCATGAAGATTTTTTTAGCACCTTTACAGGGTATGACAGTAGCCGGATACAGAAATGCTTTTGCAAGGCATTTTGGAGGAATAGATGCCTATTATTCTCCGTTTATTGCGACTTCAGAAGTAAATAAAGTGAATAAATTACTGCTGAAAGACATTTTGCCGGAAAACAATGATCCGGCCGTTAAACTTATTCCTCAA
It includes:
- a CDS encoding L-lactate MFS transporter, which gives rise to MGQNSTPIKTQNRVLPLIAGILIQMCCGTAYIWGVFQSYLIITNSTPNALFNWSPTYGTLAYALLLSMLTVGSVTGGKSQQSGKVQPKTIIVIGGLVMGVGFLLAQFTTNSTPWLLWLSYGIMGGIGMGMVYTTTIAVCQKWYPDHRGMVTGIIVSALGAGTVIFTQLSEIVIPSLGVLKTFGLLGVVFIVICTLGSFFIKNPPEDFKPAGWNPPTPKDGQNSKNFLPIEALKTPQLYLTAAALLFATTAGSMVIPMAKVFGLSNGLAESVAAAGVLIIGACNSLGRFIWGLVSDKFGRKNTLIVLLIITAVSIIALSFVPKALILFMFAVVGFTYGGFLGVFPSLTADFYGTKYVATIYGIVLSGFGIGAVASAFIVGELSKIKAFSTAFAIAAVAAAISFVIVLTLKAPKEKVN